One stretch of Acidobacteriota bacterium DNA includes these proteins:
- a CDS encoding HD domain-containing protein, producing the protein MAPWEETLIALARRIDRAGVRVHLVGGAVRDLALGRTPRDLDLVVECAPRDEEGCLKALAARASMTPVVFDRRPPATYRIVVDDLVVDTAFCLPGEIRAALARRDFTINAMALPASAAAVDAASPIPPASIVDPFAGLADLAARTIRAVSDTTLEDDPLRMLRAVRLAATLPGFAIDGVLGERIRARAPTITQVAAERVQAELDLVLRSPRAGEAVRRMDAYGLLTPLLPEISPLRGLKQPARHHDHDAFEHTLRAVEESDRLARGHELGLPALGPDDESALKWAALLHDVGKAATATVDVDGDAHFYGHESVSASLAEDALRRLRAPARTIEPVVRLVDLHLRLGALASAGAADRPIRRLVRAAGELLPLLTLLSLADRRAAGGPDAASREEALVATCRRALDLRDEVEAISRAPALLDGREIMEITGLAPGPRVGSIARWIERLRTDGRITTREEAVEILRKLPAPRTPD; encoded by the coding sequence ATGGCGCCGTGGGAAGAGACGCTGATCGCGCTCGCGCGCCGGATCGATCGGGCGGGAGTCCGGGTCCACCTCGTGGGCGGTGCGGTTCGCGATCTCGCGCTCGGGCGCACCCCGCGCGACCTGGATCTGGTGGTGGAATGCGCCCCCCGCGACGAGGAGGGCTGCCTGAAGGCCCTCGCCGCCCGCGCGAGCATGACGCCGGTGGTCTTCGACCGGCGTCCTCCGGCGACCTATCGGATCGTCGTCGACGACCTCGTCGTCGACACGGCCTTCTGCCTCCCCGGCGAGATCCGCGCCGCTCTCGCGCGCCGCGATTTCACGATCAACGCGATGGCGCTCCCCGCGTCGGCCGCAGCGGTTGACGCCGCATCGCCGATCCCGCCTGCGTCCATCGTCGACCCGTTCGCCGGGCTCGCGGATCTCGCCGCGCGGACGATCCGCGCCGTGAGCGACACGACTCTCGAGGACGATCCCCTTCGCATGCTCCGGGCGGTGCGCCTGGCGGCGACCCTCCCCGGCTTCGCCATCGACGGCGTCCTCGGGGAGCGCATCCGCGCGCGCGCGCCCACGATCACCCAGGTGGCCGCCGAGCGCGTCCAGGCGGAACTGGATCTCGTCCTCCGATCGCCCCGGGCGGGCGAGGCCGTGCGGCGCATGGACGCGTACGGGCTACTGACTCCTCTCCTCCCTGAGATCTCCCCGCTGCGCGGCCTGAAGCAGCCGGCGCGCCACCACGATCACGACGCGTTCGAGCACACTCTCCGCGCGGTGGAGGAGTCCGATCGGCTCGCGCGCGGTCACGAGCTGGGCCTACCGGCGCTGGGGCCCGACGACGAGTCGGCGCTCAAGTGGGCCGCGCTCCTCCACGACGTCGGCAAGGCCGCCACGGCGACGGTCGACGTGGACGGCGACGCGCACTTCTACGGGCACGAATCGGTCTCCGCCTCCCTCGCGGAGGACGCGCTGCGACGCCTCCGCGCGCCGGCGCGGACGATCGAGCCCGTCGTGAGGCTGGTCGATCTCCACCTGAGGCTCGGCGCGCTCGCGTCAGCGGGAGCCGCCGATCGGCCGATCCGGCGGCTCGTCCGCGCAGCCGGCGAGCTTCTACCCCTCCTCACCCTTCTCTCCCTCGCCGATCGTCGCGCGGCGGGGGGGCCCGACGCCGCCTCGCGCGAGGAGGCGCTCGTCGCGACGTGCCGCCGCGCGCTGGATCTTCGCGACGAAGTGGAGGCGATCTCGCGGGCGCCGGCGCTCCTCGACGGCCGCGAGATCATGGAGATCACGGGCCTCGCTCCGGGGCCTCGCGTCGGGTCCATCGCCCGCTGGATTGAGCGGCTTCGGACCGACGGACGGATTACGACCCGCGAGGAGGCCGTCGAGATTCTCCGCAAGCTTCCCGCGCCGAGGACCCCGGACTAG
- the acsA gene encoding acetate--CoA ligase encodes MTYAPIPKPPLASFKVRPHLDDYERMRREFTWANAASGIQGLPDGGLNIAHECLDRHLGTARRGKPALLWEDVDGRTERYTFEQLKEHVDRASQVMVNLGVQKGDRVFVFLDRIPELYFAVFAGLQAGAVVGPLFSAFGPDAIRDRLQDSGAKLLVTSPSLLPRLTSIRRELPELRRILLVNRDGHDVPTLSHDVISWEAETARVKGGFVPVPTGPEDFAIMHYTSGTTGKPKGAAHVHQAIHGHWATARYVLDLHDDDIYWCTADPGWVTGTSYGMFGPWSNGITSVVYHGGFNAEAWYRVIEKYRVTVWYTAPTAVRMLMKAGEALPKKHDLSSLRYIASVGEPLNPEAIVWGMKAFGMPIHDNWWQTETGCIQIANYASMEVRPGSMGRPFPGVTAACVDAGGREMPPGEEGDLVLKPRWPSMFRTYWNKSEMYASRFRDGWYHTGDRARKDADGYFWFVGRSDDVINTAGHLVGPFEVESALVEHPAVAEAGVIGKPDEERMEIIKAFVALKDGYEATDALKREIQEFVKVRLAAHAYPREIDFLESLPKTRSGKIMRRLLKARELGLPEGDTSTLED; translated from the coding sequence GTGACGTACGCGCCCATCCCCAAACCCCCCCTCGCCTCCTTCAAGGTGCGCCCGCACCTCGACGACTACGAGCGGATGCGCCGCGAGTTCACGTGGGCGAACGCCGCGTCGGGGATTCAGGGCCTCCCCGACGGCGGCCTCAACATCGCGCACGAATGTCTCGACCGGCACCTCGGGACCGCGCGCCGCGGGAAACCGGCGCTTCTGTGGGAGGACGTGGACGGCCGGACCGAGCGGTACACGTTCGAGCAGCTCAAGGAGCACGTGGACCGGGCGTCGCAGGTCATGGTCAACCTCGGCGTCCAGAAAGGGGATCGGGTCTTCGTCTTCCTCGACCGGATCCCGGAGCTGTACTTCGCGGTCTTCGCGGGGCTGCAGGCCGGGGCCGTCGTGGGCCCCCTCTTCTCGGCCTTCGGCCCCGACGCGATCCGCGATCGGCTCCAGGATTCCGGGGCGAAGCTCCTCGTCACGAGCCCGTCGCTCCTGCCCCGGCTCACGTCGATCCGGCGCGAGCTCCCCGAGCTGCGGAGGATCCTCCTCGTGAACCGCGACGGGCACGACGTGCCCACGCTGAGCCACGACGTCATCTCGTGGGAGGCGGAGACGGCGCGCGTGAAGGGGGGGTTCGTGCCCGTGCCGACCGGCCCCGAGGACTTCGCGATCATGCACTACACCTCCGGGACGACCGGGAAGCCGAAGGGGGCGGCGCACGTCCACCAGGCGATCCACGGGCACTGGGCCACGGCGCGCTACGTGCTCGACCTCCACGACGACGACATCTACTGGTGCACCGCCGACCCGGGTTGGGTCACCGGCACGTCGTACGGCATGTTCGGCCCGTGGTCGAACGGGATTACGAGCGTCGTCTACCACGGCGGGTTCAACGCGGAGGCCTGGTACCGCGTCATCGAGAAGTACCGCGTCACCGTCTGGTACACCGCCCCCACCGCCGTGCGCATGCTGATGAAGGCCGGCGAGGCGCTCCCGAAGAAACACGATCTCTCCTCGCTCCGCTACATCGCTTCGGTCGGCGAGCCCCTCAACCCCGAGGCGATCGTCTGGGGGATGAAGGCCTTCGGGATGCCGATCCATGACAACTGGTGGCAGACGGAGACGGGGTGCATCCAGATCGCCAACTACGCGAGCATGGAGGTCCGCCCAGGCTCGATGGGACGCCCCTTCCCCGGCGTGACCGCCGCCTGCGTCGACGCCGGCGGACGCGAGATGCCCCCCGGCGAAGAGGGGGATCTCGTCCTCAAGCCCCGGTGGCCCTCGATGTTCCGCACCTACTGGAACAAGAGCGAGATGTACGCCTCGCGCTTCAGGGACGGCTGGTATCACACCGGGGACCGGGCCCGGAAGGACGCGGACGGCTACTTCTGGTTCGTCGGCCGCAGCGACGACGTCATCAACACGGCCGGCCACCTCGTCGGTCCCTTCGAGGTCGAGTCGGCGCTCGTCGAGCACCCCGCCGTCGCCGAGGCGGGGGTGATCGGGAAGCCGGACGAGGAGCGGATGGAGATCATCAAGGCCTTCGTCGCTCTCAAGGACGGCTACGAGGCGACCGACGCCCTCAAGCGGGAGATCCAGGAGTTCGTGAAGGTGCGCCTCGCCGCGCACGCGTACCCGCGCGAGATCGACTTCCTCGAGTCGCTCCCCAAGACGCGCAGCGGCAAGATCATGCGCCGCCTCCTGAAGGCGCGCGAGCTCGGCCTCCCCGAAGGGGACACTTCCACGCTGGAGGATTGA
- a CDS encoding alanine--glyoxylate aminotransferase family protein: protein MDMKLFIPGPTDVREDVLAAMSRPPISHRGEEAISLFKTITERAQRIFGTSNAVILSTSSATGLMEAGVRCGSTKRILSLVNGAFADRWNQMAALNGRAADRLEVPWGEAVDPTAVDLKLKTGLYDAVTVPHNETSTGVKNPIAEIGEVVKKYPDVAYMVDTVSSLGGMPVRVDAMGIDLCLASVQKCLALPPGFALASVSKKLLDRARKIPDRGWYFDLARMADSAAKGQATITPSLPHLFAMERQFSIILEEGLGARWERHRAMAAMTRGWAKERFSLYAREAVASDTVTCIQNSRGVDIGAMITEVKRRGYLLSNGYGDLKGKAFRIAHMGERRPAEVEELLGVIDDVLSKM from the coding sequence ATTGACATGAAGCTCTTCATCCCGGGTCCCACGGACGTCCGGGAGGACGTTCTCGCCGCGATGTCGCGCCCCCCGATCAGCCACCGCGGTGAGGAGGCCATCAGCCTCTTCAAGACGATCACCGAGCGGGCGCAGAGGATATTCGGGACGTCGAACGCCGTCATCCTGTCGACCTCGTCGGCGACCGGACTGATGGAGGCGGGGGTCCGCTGCGGCTCGACGAAGAGAATCCTCAGCCTCGTGAACGGCGCCTTCGCCGACCGGTGGAACCAGATGGCCGCGCTGAACGGGCGCGCCGCCGATCGCCTCGAGGTCCCCTGGGGCGAGGCGGTGGACCCCACCGCCGTCGACCTCAAGCTGAAGACGGGCCTCTACGACGCCGTCACGGTGCCGCACAACGAGACCTCCACCGGGGTGAAGAACCCGATCGCGGAGATCGGCGAGGTCGTGAAGAAGTACCCCGATGTCGCGTACATGGTCGACACCGTCAGCTCGCTCGGCGGGATGCCGGTCAGGGTCGACGCGATGGGGATCGACCTCTGCCTCGCGAGCGTCCAGAAGTGCCTCGCCCTGCCGCCGGGGTTCGCCCTGGCCTCCGTCTCGAAGAAGCTCCTCGACAGGGCCCGGAAGATCCCGGATCGCGGGTGGTACTTCGATCTGGCGCGGATGGCCGATTCCGCCGCGAAGGGTCAGGCGACGATCACGCCGTCGCTCCCCCACCTCTTCGCGATGGAGAGGCAGTTCTCGATCATCCTCGAGGAGGGTCTCGGCGCCCGATGGGAGCGCCACCGCGCGATGGCGGCGATGACGCGCGGGTGGGCGAAGGAGCGATTCTCGCTCTACGCGCGCGAGGCGGTCGCGTCGGACACCGTGACGTGCATCCAGAACAGCCGCGGCGTCGACATCGGCGCGATGATCACCGAGGTGAAGCGTCGCGGGTACCTCCTGAGCAACGGCTACGGCGACCTCAAGGGGAAGGCGTTCCGGATCGCGCACATGGGCGAGCGGCGTCCCGCCGAGGTCGAGGAGCTCCTCGGCGTGATCGACGACGTTCTCTCAAAGATGTAG
- a CDS encoding phosphoglycerate dehydrogenase has product MAEETRVLITDEVSDRCVDRFRAEKGLVVDYRPGLSADALREMIGGCTALVVRSQTKVTAPILAAGKKLRVIGRAGTGVDNVDVEAATRAGIVVMNVPGGNTISAAEHTLSLLLALARQIPQADASVKAGRWERGKFVGTELHGKTIGIVGVGKVGREVARRARAFGMEVLGYDPFLPEELMEKSRIRFVHLDEIFKRSDFITVHTPLTPQTRYLVGAKELATCKPGMRLVNCARGGIVDEKAVADALREGRIGGAAFDVYEQEPPKDLPFAGMPNVICTPHLAASTEEAQERVAVDIAEQICEYLRDGVARNAVNLTTLDAKTQKLAGPFLSLAAKMGRLHAQLMTGNPREIIVEYGGEIPQEATGPLSVAILRGFLESHLSNPVNAVNASFIAKERGIRLREIRTPEAVDYTSLVTVTVESAESKLTISGTLFGRNLARIVRLDGYHFDALPEGSLILVSNDDRPGIIGLLGTTLGRNNINIANMSVGRDRTGGRAIAILNIDSEVPQVVLDEIRAAPGIVWVKTANL; this is encoded by the coding sequence ATGGCCGAAGAGACAAGGGTTCTCATCACGGACGAGGTCTCGGACCGCTGCGTCGATCGCTTCCGCGCGGAGAAGGGACTCGTCGTCGACTACCGCCCGGGGCTGTCGGCGGACGCCCTGCGCGAGATGATCGGCGGCTGCACCGCCCTCGTCGTGAGGAGCCAGACGAAAGTGACCGCGCCGATCCTCGCGGCCGGCAAGAAGCTCCGCGTCATCGGGCGCGCCGGCACAGGGGTCGACAACGTCGACGTCGAGGCGGCGACCCGCGCCGGGATCGTCGTCATGAACGTCCCGGGAGGCAACACCATCTCGGCCGCCGAGCACACGCTCTCCCTCCTCCTCGCCCTCGCCCGCCAGATCCCGCAGGCGGACGCGTCGGTGAAGGCGGGGCGGTGGGAGCGCGGCAAGTTCGTCGGCACGGAGCTGCACGGCAAGACGATCGGCATCGTCGGCGTCGGGAAAGTCGGGCGCGAGGTGGCGCGGCGCGCGCGCGCGTTCGGGATGGAGGTCCTCGGCTACGATCCGTTCCTTCCCGAGGAGCTGATGGAGAAGTCGCGCATCCGGTTCGTCCACCTCGACGAGATCTTCAAGCGCTCGGACTTCATCACCGTCCACACGCCGCTCACACCGCAGACGCGCTACCTCGTCGGCGCGAAGGAGCTGGCGACGTGCAAGCCCGGGATGCGTCTCGTGAACTGCGCCCGGGGCGGGATCGTCGACGAGAAGGCGGTCGCGGACGCTCTCCGCGAGGGGCGGATCGGCGGCGCCGCGTTCGACGTCTACGAGCAGGAGCCTCCCAAGGACCTGCCGTTCGCCGGGATGCCGAACGTGATCTGCACGCCGCACCTCGCCGCCTCCACCGAGGAGGCGCAGGAGCGCGTCGCCGTGGACATCGCCGAGCAGATCTGCGAGTACCTCAGGGACGGCGTGGCGCGGAACGCCGTGAACCTCACGACGCTCGACGCGAAGACACAGAAGCTCGCGGGGCCCTTCCTCTCGCTCGCCGCGAAGATGGGGCGGCTCCACGCGCAGCTCATGACCGGCAATCCCCGCGAGATCATCGTCGAGTACGGCGGGGAGATCCCGCAGGAGGCGACGGGGCCGCTCAGCGTCGCGATCCTCCGCGGGTTCCTCGAGTCGCATCTCTCCAACCCCGTGAACGCGGTCAACGCCTCCTTCATCGCGAAGGAGCGCGGCATCCGGCTGCGCGAGATCCGCACCCCCGAGGCCGTGGACTACACGAGCCTCGTCACGGTGACGGTGGAGTCGGCGGAGTCGAAGCTCACGATCAGCGGGACCCTCTTCGGCCGGAACCTCGCGCGGATCGTGCGGCTGGACGGCTATCACTTCGACGCCCTCCCGGAGGGGTCGCTGATCCTCGTCAGCAACGACGACCGCCCCGGCATCATCGGCCTCCTGGGCACGACGCTCGGCCGCAACAACATCAACATCGCGAACATGTCGGTCGGCCGCGATCGCACCGGCGGCCGGGCGATCGCCATCCTCAACATCGACTCCGAGGTCCCTCAGGTGGTCCTCGACGAGATCCGCGCAGCGCCGGGGATCGTCTGGGTGAAGACGGCGAACCTCTAG